From a single Clostridiisalibacter paucivorans DSM 22131 genomic region:
- a CDS encoding superoxide dismutase: protein MQYMMIPPGQHKLPPLPYPYDALEPVIGQETLRIHHDKHHKSYVEGLNKAELNLVEVRKNNNYEYIKYWENQLAFNGSGHILHSIYWTIMAPIGTGGQPYPLTMQQINQYFGNFNNFKEQFKNATEKVEGSGWGILTWQPTWRHLEILQCEKHQNLTQWSGIPILVCDVWEHAYYLDYQNKRKEYIDKWWKLINWCEVERRLVLAMNGQVPIMMNI, encoded by the coding sequence ATGCAATATATGATGATACCCCCAGGACAACATAAGCTACCACCATTACCATATCCATATGATGCATTGGAACCAGTTATAGGTCAGGAGACCTTAAGGATTCATCATGATAAACATCATAAATCATATGTCGAAGGATTAAATAAAGCAGAACTCAATCTAGTAGAAGTACGAAAGAATAATAATTATGAGTATATAAAATATTGGGAAAACCAATTGGCATTCAATGGGTCTGGACATATTTTACACAGTATCTATTGGACTATTATGGCCCCAATAGGTACAGGAGGTCAACCTTATCCTTTAACTATGCAACAAATAAATCAATATTTTGGGAACTTTAATAATTTCAAAGAACAATTCAAAAATGCAACTGAAAAAGTGGAAGGTTCAGGATGGGGTATATTGACATGGCAACCAACATGGAGGCACTTAGAAATTTTACAATGTGAAAAACATCAAAATCTAACCCAATGGAGTGGGATACCCATCTTAGTATGTGATGTATGGGAACATGCCTATTATCTTGATTACCAAAACAAGAGAAAAGAGTACATTGATAAATGGTGGAAACTTATTAATTGGTGTGAAGTTGAAAGACGATTGGTTTTAGCTATGAATGGCCAAGTACCAATTATGATGAATATTTAA
- a CDS encoding DUF3100 domain-containing protein has protein sequence MMKDFKELIYMVIFSVIVVFVAEMIGFRLISIGNVRIGLLPLVFALLITMFLGLSFMRKGLFKKVYSTKNVDFAGKYLIIIMLPLMAKYGADVAPKLREILSIGWVFLIQELGNLGTVILGLPLAIFLGLRREAIGSTLGLGREGELAYISEKYTLDSPEGRGILSMYIFGTLFGALFFSIVSPVFLNMGISPEALAIASGMGSASMMTAASSSLIAVRPDLADTIRAFAAASQLLTSFIGTFTMVFLAVPIQRFMYKKLVKGD, from the coding sequence ATGATGAAAGATTTTAAAGAACTAATATATATGGTTATATTTTCAGTAATTGTAGTTTTTGTAGCAGAGATGATAGGCTTTAGACTTATTTCTATAGGTAATGTACGTATTGGACTTTTGCCATTAGTATTTGCATTACTTATTACAATGTTTTTAGGTCTATCTTTTATGAGGAAAGGGCTGTTTAAAAAAGTATATTCTACTAAAAATGTAGATTTTGCAGGCAAATATTTGATTATTATTATGTTACCTTTGATGGCTAAATATGGAGCAGATGTTGCTCCAAAACTACGAGAGATTTTATCGATTGGATGGGTATTTTTGATTCAAGAATTAGGAAATTTAGGAACAGTTATATTGGGTCTTCCTCTTGCAATATTTTTGGGTCTTCGTCGTGAAGCCATAGGGTCTACTTTAGGACTGGGAAGAGAAGGAGAATTGGCATATATTTCAGAGAAATATACTTTAGACTCACCTGAAGGCCGTGGTATTTTGTCTATGTATATATTTGGAACACTATTTGGAGCACTGTTCTTTAGTATAGTGTCTCCCGTTTTCTTAAATATGGGAATAAGTCCAGAGGCGTTGGCCATAGCATCGGGTATGGGATCAGCAAGTATGATGACAGCTGCTTCATCTAGTCTTATAGCAGTAAGGCCAGATTTAGCAGATACAATACGGGCATTTGCGGCTGCTAGTCAGCTTTTAACAAGTTTTATAGGAACATTTACTATGGTATTTTTAGCAGTACCAATACAGAGATTTATGTACAAGAAGTTAGTGAAGGGAGATTAA
- a CDS encoding beta-class carbonic anhydrase, giving the protein MNRLEDILIYNKKFVEDKQYEEYSTRKNPMKKLVILSCMDTRLTELLPKAMNIKNGDAKIIKNAGATIMHPFGSIVRSILVAIYEFNAEDVIVVGHHGCGMSNLDSNSIIKKMTDRGIEEKTISILNNSGIDIDSWLQGFESVEKAIIESVNAIKDHPLTPEDVNVHGLIMDPDTGAIEVVVNGYRK; this is encoded by the coding sequence TTGAATAGGTTAGAAGATATATTAATATACAATAAAAAGTTTGTAGAAGATAAACAATATGAGGAATATAGTACAAGAAAAAATCCCATGAAAAAGTTAGTAATTTTATCTTGTATGGATACAAGGTTGACAGAATTATTACCAAAGGCTATGAATATTAAAAATGGTGATGCCAAAATAATAAAAAATGCAGGAGCTACAATAATGCATCCCTTTGGAAGTATTGTCAGAAGTATATTAGTAGCTATCTATGAATTCAATGCTGAAGATGTAATTGTTGTTGGACATCATGGATGTGGAATGAGCAATTTAGATAGTAATAGCATTATTAAAAAGATGACAGATAGAGGGATAGAAGAAAAAACTATTTCTATATTGAACAATTCTGGCATAGATATAGATAGTTGGCTACAGGGGTTTGAATCTGTAGAAAAGGCAATTATTGAAAGTGTAAATGCTATAAAAGATCACCCATTGACCCCAGAAGATGTGAATGTTCATGGACTTATTATGGATCCTGATACAGGAGCTATTGAGGTAGTAGTTAATGGATATAGAAAATAA